The Candidatus Woesearchaeota archaeon sequence TTAAATTGAGAATGTTGCTCAGTTGTTATAACATCTGCGCCACGGTCGCACAATCAACGGCTGTCCTTTTCTCTAGAGAAAAGGATAGAACCCAAAAGAGTCGTGCATTCCATGCACGGGTTTTGCTTCGCAAAACATTAAAACCAACTGCTTATTTCATGCTTATATTGCCACGGTCGCATAATCCGGTATTGCGTCGGTCTCGAAGAGCTGGCCTCACTGCACACAGATGCGGGATATTCCTTCGGAAATCCCGCAGTGCCCGCTATTTGTATTTTACAAGTCGCGAACGTGAATATGAAGTGAAGAATGCTGGTTAGAGCAAACCGATGCCGCAAGGCATTCCAGGTTCAAATCCTGGCCGTGGCGTATTAATTATCATCTGTGAACTTTCATCTATGAATGTTCAAAAATAAATCAAAATAAAGAAATAAAACCTGCAATATGCAAATGGTTCTGATATTGCCACGGAATTACAGGGTTGGTATCCTTAATCCGACATCTTCACATTGACTGCCTTTGGGCCCCTTTCTCCCTGCTCGACATCAAATTCAACCGAGTCGTTTTCCTTCAGGCTGACGCCTGCACCCAACGCTGTCTGATGCACAAAATAGTCCTTTCCGTCCTCTGCGGAAATGAACCCAAATCCCTTCCCTATGTTAAAAAACTTCACTTTTCCTTTCATTTTTACACCTTCTGCAAAACTTTACTTATGTAATGCTTGCTTTGACCATAAAAAAGCCTTCTCCTTTTAAATCCCTGCTTTATTTGGCGGAAAATAATGAGAAATTCATGGCTTTCATGAGTTTATATGTGGAAACATGCCTTATTTTATATAGCTGTCATTTGACTGATGTGCGTGGGATTCTGCCTGTTGTGCATGGTGCTCGGCGTGCCCTGGCTCGCCATGGTGTGCAAGTCCGCCCTGGCCCCCTCCCTTGTGCCAGTTCATGTAATAGATTATCCCGCCAACCACGGCAACAATTGCGAGGAGCAGCACCCATGTCAATGCTCCGCCGCTCTTCTTTGCCCCTTCATCAGTGCCTGCTCCTGCAGTGTCCTGAGAAGCATCAGTGGATTCAGGCTGCGCATCCTGGGCTGTTGCGGCCTGCTGGCCTGAAGCAGCATCATCTGTTTGCTCTGACGTGACTTCCCCTGTGGGCAGAGTTGTGTCCTGCACAGCCGGAGGCTCCTCAGCCAAAGCCTTGACGCCGATTGCAAAATAGCTAAATCCAGGTGTTGCTGCAGAGTAGGTCAGGGTTTCCGCATCTGAGCCGATTTTCCTTGTTGGAAGCTCCTGCCAGGCATTTTCATCCCATCTCAGCAGCACGATTTGCGCTTCAGTGTAGCCATTTGCCGTCAGCCATGATTTTGTAATCTTGAACTCGACCTGGACATTGATGAGCGAGGAATCAACAAGGTTTGTTTTGATTATGGAAAGGTATTTGTATATTTTCGGGTATGATGAGGAAAGCAAATCACCGACGCTGCCTGGCTTTGTGTCAAGCGCGGTCAGGCTGATTTCAGCCTTTGTTGCTGTTGACAGGACTGTGAACAGGATTTTTGATGCCGGAACCAGTGAATTGCTGATTGAAAAAGTCATGCTTGAGCCCGCAGGGATTGTATCCCACTGCCTTGTGACTGTAGTGGTTTCGCCTCCTCCGCCACCACCTCCGCCTCCTCCGCCACCGCTGGAGCTGGATGAGCTGCTGGATGATGAGCTTGACGAAGAGCTGCTGGGCGCTGATGGCTCCCCTCCTGCCCAGACTGAAAACTCGCAGTATGGTATTTTCCAGATGCAGTAGTCTGAGCCAGTCTTGTTCAGCAATGCCTCAGCTGTCCTGTTGATGCAGGCTGTCTGGCTGTCACTGCAATGCCAGAGCTCAGAGCATGTCCCATCGCCCGGTATCTTGACATAGCATTGCTGAGGATGCAGGTTGTTGATGATCTTGTCGCGTGTTGATGTGAGCATTCCGACATACCCTATTGTCAGGCCTCCGGATGTGGTATTGGTTCCAGTGCCCAGGGCGCTGACATCGTCGATTTCCCTAATCTTGGAGCTTAAGCCGGTTTTTGTGAGTTGGGCATTGAAAAATTCAAAATAGCTTGTATTGTCATTTGTCCTTAATTTTATATTGGCCTTTCTGCCAGTGCTGTAATTTGTCTTCATCCCTGCATTTGGCCCGCAGACGCTGCCCTGCACATGTTCGTAAGTTCCATCCTGGTCCAGGTCATAGCTGACATTCCAGGCCGACGGGACAACCAGCTTTGTCACAAAGTTGCAGAACGCACAGCTTGAGCCTGATTCAGTTGTAAATGATGAGCACTTGCTTATTCCGCACTTTCCGGCATCGTCGCAAAACTCAAGCTTGAAATAATATTTGGTGTCTGAGTTTAGCGGGCTGGCCAATGAATGGACCCCGCCATCGTTGTATATTTCAGCCACGTGCCATAGCTTGTAATTCCTGACATCGTCGCTGTAAATGCCGGCGTCAAAAATAGACGCGTTCAGGTTTCCGGAGCTGCAGGTTGAATCCTCGCCATAAAATTTCAGTGTTCCGTTGGCAGGCTTGTCCGTGAAGTAATTAACCAGTGCGCTGTCAGGATACATTTCCTTGCTAATGGCAATTATTTTGGGCGTCCTTGTGTCCTCGAAATCAGGGTCATGCACGCCAAATGAATTGGCTACGCAATATGGATGGTTGTAGCATGAATAATCGCCGCAGCCCCCTTCAGACCAGCAGTCTGCATCATATTCGACATATCCCTTGTTTGCATCATCCATGCCATAGTTATTTGAGCCATTGGCTGTGTACATGAACAGGTCAAGCTTATCCAGGTCAAAGTCCACTGAGCCCTGTGTTGCAAAGCCAGGTGATGCAGTATCTGTTGGATTTGTGACATTGCCAGAATTATTGGAAGTGGCGACATAGACCCTGAAGTCTACGCCTGTTGAGTATAGTGATGGATATTTTTCAAGGTCCACCTTGTCAATGGCAATCATGCCGCCGTTAATTTCAGTGCACATCTTCTGCCTGAACCCTGACAGCTTGATTTCAGCTGCTGTGAAAGCACCGGCTGAGCACCTGTATGCATTGTATGACTCGGACACTGAGCTTGTTTGCGAGTTGTAGGATGCCGTGTATTTTAGGTAAAATTCATATCCTGTTGCTGTTGAATTGTGCTGCAATGCGCAATTGTTTGTGCGATTCTCATCAGTATCAAGGTACCAGTAAAATTTGGTCGTGTTCTTTCCAGTGCCTGATGCCCCGCTCTGCAGTTTTATTCCGTTGCACATGGCGGCATTTGTCACGTCGACGACGCGGGTGCCAAAGCCAAATGCATTTCCCATGTCCTTGAGGCCAAAGCCAACTATGTCAACCTCGTCAGGCCCGGCATCTCCAGGCGCATCCATTCCCAGCGGGACAGGCTCCCCGCCTTCCATATTCTTGAAGAACTGGGCAGTCATCGCTGACTCACACCATCCGGATACCCACACACAGCCGCTGACATTCAACGAGGAGTTAACGCTTACATTGATTCCGCCACAGGTCTCTTGTGTAACACTGGGGCCAAAGCAAGCCGGCTGGCACCCTCCGAATTGTGGGTCCCACCTGCAGTGCGGTGTTGCATTGCAAAGCGTCTCATTTGTTGAAAGAGTGAAATTGGAAAAGCATTCAAAAATTTTCCGGCCGCAGAATCCCTGTCCTGGCATTCCGCTTGGATTTTCCCAGGTGCAAAGCGGGTTTTGCAGGCATATTGTCTGGTTGTAGCTGAACTGCGGGCAATTATTGCTGTTGTCGCCGTCGCAGAATCCACTGCTCTCCTGGAAATAAGTGCAGCCCGCATTGCTCTCGCAGGCAGACTGATTCCCATTGAATTTGAAGCATGTAAAGCCACTTCCTGACGCTGCATTGCCTTCGCCAAATCCTCCCCCCTCGCCGCCAAAGCCGCTGATAAAGTCAGACCCGAAGCCAGGCGGGTCGCAGAGCCCTGATACCCAGCTGCATCCGGATGCTGTGCAGCCTGACTCATTATACTTGTTGAAGCATGAATTTTCCCCGGATTGTATGCCCTCA is a genomic window containing:
- a CDS encoding cold shock domain-containing protein, with the protein product MKGKVKFFNIGKGFGFISAEDGKDYFVHQTALGAGVSLKENDSVEFDVEQGERGPKAVNVKMSD
- a CDS encoding PGF-pre-PGF domain-containing protein is translated as MKDNGTKRGLSYAVRTVFFAMLIAMLAIISGQSSDASNCYLYDHDESGCESQGDCQWNSDGWGTWCSPLGCWNFFTQTACQNSTNSISKSCSWQSSASGWCDQKNCWSLSASNASTCENNSIGKSCEWRNRCEGPPEKQCYNFADQSSCQAVAGCNWGQCAPMDCGSQTTSATCTAAQGQNNRACKWNTQYSYCYESNCADFTNLSGCNSGLGGACTWSSGYCSNKWCSDFSYKNASACVNNTANLSCSWDGVFCNQKGCYNYNNENNCNGDSSCSWFSSSGGWCQEAGCWNYDNMSLSGNANESACVNNTANISCVWENNGGWCYENVSAKSCGDLTTTKDCADTFYCLWNFSSSTCQEPAGGYVSDFVEWNPGCYIFDSNESSCTNTSGCYWTGNSCMTNNTLIPTGQLSCDRINQSTLCNDIAAFSTCCKWQGSSCTSDKFSQSCFNDIDELPEGAEFCEDYNSYTDQTLCSQISGAPWYMPCRWNNVTTRCEVKFDNIFSEGKQNLMFIDNKQNCEFASGKWVTESYCEGSVAVPTGRCEFKFDEETNCNKACYACDFQSDRTNWSSLSDARDACIGSKLGFCSFTEDLSAPNTYGSCTVREEFKKGIASGTCETDCGSCTFMGDPTASDSSKRPSYYCKNSKKGCKWVPDLVSPTDESKGRCAPTAEKSCEDKCDQCYDEGICTTYGAKKGDTNLDAQCSWDSASKICKPKSGAGEYELCWDGIDNNNDNKIDCADSMCFSDPFCGGGFIGGGNQNCFGYSDNASCTSANCSWVSENWGSWCDVPGANCWKLDGTNESTCTGEGCEWHSGGGGFCEDDWESEEFDACLGMNSTSCSGNCTWNVDKFCQEKGGWCETDPSYSGNWVDCWNNYPDKSTSAACDAHAACRWQEDQWCAGQGDNAGWCDHMKFSCWQYSNQTTCTNGTNSLWCQWNQNEWGGFCEGIQSGENSCFNKYNESGCTASGCSWVSGLCDPPGFGSDFISGFGGEGGGFGEGNAASGSGFTCFKFNGNQSACESNAGCTYFQESSGFCDGDNSNNCPQFSYNQTICLQNPLCTWENPSGMPGQGFCGRKIFECFSNFTLSTNETLCNATPHCRWDPQFGGCQPACFGPSVTQETCGGINVSVNSSLNVSGCVWVSGWCESAMTAQFFKNMEGGEPVPLGMDAPGDAGPDEVDIVGFGLKDMGNAFGFGTRVVDVTNAAMCNGIKLQSGASGTGKNTTKFYWYLDTDENRTNNCALQHNSTATGYEFYLKYTASYNSQTSSVSESYNAYRCSAGAFTAAEIKLSGFRQKMCTEINGGMIAIDKVDLEKYPSLYSTGVDFRVYVATSNNSGNVTNPTDTASPGFATQGSVDFDLDKLDLFMYTANGSNNYGMDDANKGYVEYDADCWSEGGCGDYSCYNHPYCVANSFGVHDPDFEDTRTPKIIAISKEMYPDSALVNYFTDKPANGTLKFYGEDSTCSSGNLNASIFDAGIYSDDVRNYKLWHVAEIYNDGGVHSLASPLNSDTKYYFKLEFCDDAGKCGISKCSSFTTESGSSCAFCNFVTKLVVPSAWNVSYDLDQDGTYEHVQGSVCGPNAGMKTNYSTGRKANIKLRTNDNTSYFEFFNAQLTKTGLSSKIREIDDVSALGTGTNTTSGGLTIGYVGMLTSTRDKIINNLHPQQCYVKIPGDGTCSELWHCSDSQTACINRTAEALLNKTGSDYCIWKIPYCEFSVWAGGEPSAPSSSSSSSSSSSSSSSSGGGGGGGGGGGGETTTVTRQWDTIPAGSSMTFSISNSLVPASKILFTVLSTATKAEISLTALDTKPGSVGDLLSSSYPKIYKYLSIIKTNLVDSSLINVQVEFKITKSWLTANGYTEAQIVLLRWDENAWQELPTRKIGSDAETLTYSAATPGFSYFAIGVKALAEEPPAVQDTTLPTGEVTSEQTDDAASGQQAATAQDAQPESTDASQDTAGAGTDEGAKKSGGALTWVLLLAIVAVVGGIIYYMNWHKGGGQGGLAHHGEPGHAEHHAQQAESHAHQSNDSYIK